A region of Lycium barbarum isolate Lr01 chromosome 3, ASM1917538v2, whole genome shotgun sequence DNA encodes the following proteins:
- the LOC132631162 gene encoding uncharacterized protein LOC132631162, with translation MAKEAVNKGKNKNKQVAKATMEELQVTSASTSNEVEEEGTTLSPLVTQKVAGVNRGTQQAVQQWNDAMQTSVNSEIKSPNDSGKKSWADVVEEEVVSPVKRSSIWDNFDITNVTNAGYKLEYIAPDMEGESPMTEINSNDISSEIEYWKSAVVCYVLGAHPPFEVIQGFIHRLWAKHGLNKIAMLKNGVILSPKGLSKICSLVGRPLMVDRNTEKKIGLNFARVLVEVGMDAQLPETVFFRSERGNIVEQPVTYDWKPTLCKFCKKYGHSENSCRRKKEHTKKPEVNQEKQLVVEAQQNKDIPIASVQVGGQPKGGERQPKPMALTQQVQKHAPAQRGNNQKTTTSGVAARNNTVASNNTVTLWITPHKKSTTQKRQQPVEERSTTPVTTTNGADTNKSGNVGNEEGQLTPLLDHETKVKTNKVDQLVSKLFGGWDYITNLEAHYNGRILIIWRPDYYTVVPITINAQVVTCEVRYIPSQVTFEVSFVYALNTREERRLLWENLEAHSQNNTRPWLALGDFNSVLKSEDRLGGNPVTWAEVTEFQNCVDNCGFIEMVQQGQKYTWNDKGDNQRIYSKIDWSFINNEWLVTMPACRAWYMSEGISDHCSIRIAYEEEGFNSKKSFQFCNDWTQHPLFKDKVKAGWEVHIAGCRMFQVVKKLKLLKRELKDLNKQFFRNVVDDANDDREALYLAQNMLQLDPLNYSKMKRRGTRSSNNPHTWLNYFRNKEATTQLKDEHGNWQYEPDSIANLFVQYYQTMLGSKGNERSKASSGFLKNGPILSGQQQIAMLQPFVEEDVKQAIFTIDSNKSPGPNGFGSGFYKAAWSIVGSDITEEVLDYFMCHDPTP, from the exons ATGGCAAAAGAAGCTGTGAACAAGGGGAAGAACAAAAATAAGCAAGTTGCGAAAGCAACTATGGAGGAATTGCAGGTTACATCTGCTTCGACATCGAACGAGGTAGAAGAGGAAGGAACCACACTCAGTCCATTAGTAACCCAAAAAGTGGCTGGCGTGAACAGAGGTACACAACAAGCAGTACAACAATGGAACGATGCTATGCAAACTTCAGTAAACTCTGAGATAAAATCCCCAAATGATAGTGGAAAGAAATCATGGGCAGATGTAGTGGAGGAAGAGGTTGTCAGCCCAGTAAAGAGGAGCTCAATCTGGGATAATTTCGACATTACCAACGTCACCAATGCGGGATACAAACTCGAATACATTGCTCCAGATATGGAAGGTGAGTCTCCGATGACTGAAATCAATTCTAATGATATTAGTTCAGAAATTGAATACTGGAAATCAGCGGTTGTGTGTTATGTATTGGGAGCTCATCCTCCTTTTGAAGTGATTCAGGGATTTATCCATCGTCTATGGGCTAAACATGGGTTGAATAAGATTGCAATGCTAAAAAATGGTGTTATTCTA AGCCCTAAAGGACTTAGTAAGATTTGTAGTTTAGTCGGTAGACCCCTTATGGTGGATAGGAACACAGAGAAGAAAATTGGTTTGAATTTTGCAAGAGTACTAGTGGAAGTGGGAATGGATGCACAACTTCCTGAAACTGTTTTCTTCAGAAGTGAAAGGGGGAATATTGTTGAGCAACCAGTTACTTATGATTGGAAACCTACATTGTGTAAATTTTGTAAGAAGTATGGGCATTCGGAAAATAGTTGTAGAAGGAAGAAGGAACATACAAAAAAACCTGAAGTGAATCAGGAGAAGCAACTAGTAGTAGAAGCTCAACAAAACAAAGACATACCTATAGCAAGTGTACAAGTAGGTGGGCAACCTAAAGGTGGAGAAAGGCAACCTAAACCAATGGCCCTAACACAGCAAGTGCAAAAGCATGCACCAGCACAAAGAGGGAATAACCAGAAAACAACCACAAGTGGGGTAGCTGCTAGGAACAATACAGTTGCTAGTAACAATACAGTTACTCTTTGGATCACCCCACACAAGAAGAGCACAACTCAAAAGAGACAACAACCAGTAGAAGAGAGAAGCACAACTCCAGTAACAACTACAAATGGGGCGGATACAAACAAAAGTGGAAATGTTGGAAATGAGGAAGGCCAACTTACACCTCTCTTAGATCATG AAACAAAGGTGAAAACAAACAAAGTGGATCAGCTGGTTAGTAAACTGTTTGGAGGTTGGGATTATATTACTAATCTTGAAGCACATTATAACGGAAGAATATTAATAATATGGAGGCCAGATTATTATACAGTGGTGCCTATAACCATTAATGCTCAAGTTGTGACTTGTGAGGTGCGCTATATCCCATCACAGGTAACATTTGAAGTTTCTTTTGTGTATGCTCTCAATACTAGAGAGGAAAGAAGATTGTTATGGGAAAATTTGGAAGCTCATAGCCAGAATAACACCAGGCCTTGGCTTGCTCTTGGAGACTTTAACTCAGTCTTGAAAAGTGAAGATAGACTGGGTGGGAATCCTGTCACTTGGGCAGAAGTAACTGAGTTTCAAAATTGTGTGGATAATTGTGGATTTATTGAGATGGTGCAACAGGGTCAAAAGTATACTTGGAATGATAAAGGGGATAACCAAAGAATCTATTCAAAAATAGACTGGTCATTCATCAATAATGAATGGTTAGTCACTATGCCTGCTTGTAGGGCGTGGTACATGTCAGAAGGGATCAGTGATCATTGTTCCATTAGGATTGCTTATGAGGAAGAGGGGTTCAACTCCAAGAAATCCTTCCAATTCTGTAATGATTGGACACAACACCCATTATTCAAGGACAAAGTAAAAGCTGGCTGGGAAGTGCATATAGCAGGTTGCAGGATGTTTCAAGTGGTGAAAAAGTTAAAATTATTGAAGAGAGAACTGAAGGACTTAAACAAACAGTTCTTCAGGAATGTAGTAGATGATGCAAATGATGACAGAGAGGCACTATACTTAGCACAGAATATGCTACAGTTAGACCCTTTAAACTACAGCAAGATGAAAAGGAGAGGTACCAGAAGTTCAAACAATCCTCATACTTGGCTGAACTATTTTCGCAATAAAGAA GCTACAACCCAATTGAAGGATGAACATGGCAACTGGCAGTATGAACCTGATTCTATTGCTAACTTGTTTGTTCAATACTATCAGACTATGCTAGGGAGTAAAGGTAATGAGAGAAGTAAAGCTTCTTCAGGTTTCCTTAAAAATGGACCAATTCTGTCAGGACAGCAACAAATAGCTATGCTACAACCATTTGTGGAGGAAGATGTGAAACAGGCTATATTCACAATTGACAGCAACAAAAGCCCTGGCCCTAATGGGTTTGGGAGTGGCTTTTATAAAGCTGCATGGAGCATTGTAGGATCTGATATAACTGAAGAAGTCCTGGATTActttatgtgtcacgacccaaccccgtag